A stretch of Tenrec ecaudatus isolate mTenEca1 chromosome 2, mTenEca1.hap1, whole genome shotgun sequence DNA encodes these proteins:
- the ZNF131 gene encoding zinc finger protein 131 isoform X4 translates to MKSHSTESFKCEICNKRYLRESAWKQHLNCYHLEEGGASKKQRTGKKIHICQYCEKQFDHFGHFKEHLRKHTGEKPFECSNCHERFARNSTLKCHLTACQTGVGAKKGRKKLYECQVCNSVFNSWDQFKDHLVIHTGDKPNHCTLCDLWFMQGNELRRHLNDAHNISERLITEEILSVETHLQAEPVTSMTIIEQVGKVHVLPLLQVQVDSAQVTVEQVHPDLLQDSQMHDSHISELPEQVQVSYLEVGRIQTEEGTEVHVEELHVERVNQMPMEVQTELLEAGLDQVTPEILNEEERDPSHADTAEDAREDHEDAEGLQTKPTEDAEAAKAGHEDRTAMPVLE, encoded by the exons ATGAAATCACACTCCACTGAGAGTTTCAAGTGTGAAATATGCAATAAAAGGTATCTGCGGGAGAGCGCATGGAAACAGCACCTCAATTGCTACCACCTGGAAGAAGGTGGTGCCAGTAAGAAGCAAAGAACTGGGAAAAAAATTCATATTTGTCAGTATTGTGAGAAACAGTTTGACCACTTTGGACACTTTAAAGAGCATCTTCGAAAACATACAG GTGAGAAACCCTTTGAATGTTCAAATTGTCACGAGCGATTTGCTAGAAATAGCACACTGAAATGTCACCTGACAGCATGCCAAACTGGAGTAGGGgccaaaaagggaagaaagaagctTTATGAATGTCAG GTCTGTAACAGTGTGTTTAACAGCTGGGACCAGTTTAAAGATCACTTAGTAATTCACACTGGAGATAAACCCAACCATTGTACTCTATGTGATTTGTGGTTTATGCAAGGAAATGAATTAAGGAGACATCTCAATGATGCCCATAATATTTCAGAACGTCTAATAACTGAAGAAATTCTTTCAGTGGAAACACACTTGCAAGCTGAACCTGTAACATCAATGACAATTATAGAACAAGTTGGGAAGGTACATGTGCTACCATTGCTTCAGGTCCAAGTGGATTCAGCACAAGTAACTGTGGAACAGGTCCATCCAGACCTGCTCCAGGACAGCCAAATGCACGATTCACATATCAGTGAGCTTCCTGAGCAGGTCCAGGTGAGTTATCTAGAAGTGGGTCGAATTCAGACTGAAGAAGGTACAGAAGTGCATGTTGAGGAGCTGCATGTTGAGCGAGTAAATCAGATGCCAATGGAAGTACAAACtgagcttctagaagcaggcttgGATCAAGTGACCCCTGAAATCTTGAAtgaggaggagagagatcctagCCACGCGGATACTGCTGAGGATGCCAGGGAAGACCACGAAGATGCGGAGGGTTTACAAACCAAACCAACAGAGGATGCTGAAGCGGCAAAGGCCGGGCACGAGGACAGAACAGCTATGCCAGTGTTAGAATGA